Proteins found in one Bacillus subtilis subsp. subtilis str. 168 genomic segment:
- the pcrA gene encoding ATP-dependent DNA helicase (Evidence 2a: Function from experimental evidences in other organisms; PubMedId: 12073041, 12682299, 14594837, 16267290, 26070154; Product type e: enzyme) → MNYISNQLLSGLNPVQQEAVKTTDGPLLLMAGAGSGKTRVLTHRIAYLMAEKHVAPWNILAITFTNKAAREMKERVESILGPGADDIWISTFHSMCVRILRRDIDRIGINRNFSILDTADQLSVIKGILKERNLDPKKFDPRSILGTISSAKNELTEPEEFSKVAGGYYDQVVSDVYADYQKKLLKNQSLDFDDLIMTTIKLFDRVPEVLEFYQRKFQYIHVDEYQDTNRAQYMLVKQLAERFQNLCVVGDSDQSIYRWRGADITNILSFEKDYPNASVILLEQNYRSTKRILRAANEVIKNNSNRKPKNLWTENDEGIKISYYRGDNEFGEGQFVAGKIHQLHSTGKRKLSDIAILYRTNAQSRVIEETLLKAGLNYNIVGGTKFYDRKEIKDILAYLRLVSNPDDDISFTRIVNVPKRGVGATSLEKIASYAAINGLSFFQAIQQVDFIGVSAKAANALDSFRQMIENLTNMQDYLSITELTEEILDKTEYREMLKAEKSIEAQSRLENIDEFLSVTKNFEQKSEDKTLVAFLTDLALIADIDQLDQKEEESGGKDAITLMTLHAAKGLEFPVVFLMGLEEGVFPHSRSLMEEAEMEEERRLAYVGITRAEQELYLTNAKMRTLFGRTNMNPESRFIAEIPDDLLENLNEKKETRATSARKMQPRRGPVSRPVSYASKTGGDTLNWAVGDKAGHKKWGTGTVVSVKGEGEGTELDIAFPSPVGVKRLLAAFAPIEKQ, encoded by the coding sequence TTGAATTATATTAGCAATCAATTACTAAGCGGTTTAAACCCCGTTCAGCAGGAAGCAGTCAAAACAACGGACGGGCCTCTTTTGCTGATGGCGGGAGCGGGTAGCGGAAAGACGCGTGTCCTGACCCATAGAATTGCTTATTTAATGGCAGAAAAGCATGTGGCGCCGTGGAACATTCTGGCGATCACATTTACAAATAAAGCGGCACGCGAAATGAAAGAACGTGTGGAAAGCATCCTCGGACCCGGCGCGGACGATATCTGGATCTCCACATTCCACAGCATGTGCGTGCGGATCTTGCGCAGAGATATCGACCGGATTGGGATCAACCGAAATTTCTCCATCCTTGATACGGCTGACCAGCTTTCAGTGATCAAGGGGATTTTGAAGGAGCGCAATCTTGATCCGAAGAAGTTTGACCCGAGAAGCATCCTCGGCACGATCAGCAGTGCAAAAAACGAATTGACCGAACCGGAGGAATTCTCTAAAGTTGCTGGCGGCTACTACGATCAGGTGGTCAGCGATGTATATGCTGATTATCAGAAGAAGCTATTGAAAAACCAGTCGCTCGATTTCGACGATTTAATTATGACGACGATTAAACTGTTTGACAGAGTGCCTGAAGTGCTTGAATTTTATCAGCGCAAATTCCAGTACATCCACGTTGATGAGTATCAGGATACGAACAGGGCACAATACATGCTCGTTAAGCAGCTTGCCGAGCGTTTCCAGAACCTTTGCGTTGTGGGGGATTCTGATCAGTCAATCTACAGATGGCGCGGCGCGGATATCACCAACATTCTTTCATTTGAAAAAGATTATCCGAATGCAAGCGTGATTTTGCTAGAACAAAACTATCGTTCAACGAAACGGATTTTGCGCGCGGCTAACGAGGTCATTAAAAACAACTCTAACCGCAAACCGAAAAATTTGTGGACGGAAAATGATGAAGGCATCAAGATTTCCTATTATCGCGGTGATAATGAGTTCGGTGAAGGACAGTTTGTGGCCGGCAAAATTCATCAGCTTCACAGCACAGGCAAGCGGAAGCTGTCGGATATCGCCATATTATACCGGACAAACGCGCAGTCCCGTGTGATTGAGGAAACGCTTCTCAAAGCGGGCTTGAACTATAACATTGTCGGCGGCACAAAGTTCTATGACAGAAAAGAAATTAAAGACATTCTTGCGTACCTGCGCCTCGTATCCAATCCGGATGACGATATCAGTTTCACGCGCATTGTCAATGTGCCGAAGCGCGGAGTCGGCGCGACATCACTTGAAAAAATCGCTTCGTATGCGGCCATAAACGGCTTGTCCTTTTTCCAAGCGATTCAGCAGGTTGATTTTATCGGCGTCAGTGCCAAAGCGGCAAACGCGCTTGACAGCTTTAGACAGATGATTGAAAACCTGACCAATATGCAGGATTACTTATCCATTACAGAGCTGACAGAAGAAATTCTTGATAAGACGGAATACAGAGAAATGCTGAAGGCTGAGAAATCGATCGAAGCCCAAAGCCGTTTAGAAAATATCGACGAGTTCCTGTCTGTTACGAAAAACTTTGAACAGAAAAGTGAAGACAAGACACTCGTTGCGTTCCTGACAGACTTGGCATTGATCGCAGATATTGATCAGCTCGATCAGAAGGAGGAAGAGTCAGGCGGCAAGGATGCGATCACCCTGATGACACTGCACGCCGCGAAAGGACTGGAGTTTCCGGTTGTTTTCTTGATGGGGCTTGAAGAAGGCGTCTTCCCGCATAGCCGTTCACTCATGGAGGAAGCGGAAATGGAAGAAGAACGCCGCCTTGCGTACGTTGGGATTACAAGGGCGGAACAGGAGCTTTATCTGACCAATGCTAAAATGCGCACCTTGTTTGGCCGGACAAATATGAACCCGGAATCTCGCTTCATTGCTGAAATACCGGATGATTTATTGGAAAACCTAAATGAGAAAAAAGAAACAAGAGCGACGTCTGCGAGAAAAATGCAGCCGAGACGCGGCCCTGTTTCACGCCCGGTATCCTACGCCAGCAAAACAGGCGGCGACACCTTGAACTGGGCAGTCGGAGATAAGGCGGGCCATAAAAAATGGGGAACAGGAACTGTCGTCAGCGTGAAAGGCGAAGGAGAAGGGACAGAGCTTGATATTGCCTTCCCGAGCCCTGTCGGCGTGAAACGCCTGTTAGCAGCATTTGCTCCTATTGAAAAGCAGTAA
- the pcrB gene encoding heptaprenylglyceryl-phosphate synthase (Evidence 1a: Function from experimental evidences in the studied strain; PubMedId: 16377641, 21761520, 21214173, 27226549; Product type e: enzyme) translates to MYDVTEWKHVFKLDPNKDLPDEQLEILCESGTDAVIIGGSDGVTEDNVLRMMSKVRRFLVPCVLEVSAIEAIVPGFDLYFIPSVLNSKNADWIVGMHQKAMKEYGELMSMEEIVAEGYCIANPDCKAAALTEADADLNMDDIVAYARVSELLQLPIFYLEYSGVLGDIEAVKKTKAVLETSTLFYGGGIKDAETAKQYAEHADVIVVGNAVYEDFDRALKTVAAVKGE, encoded by the coding sequence GTGTACGATGTAACGGAGTGGAAGCATGTCTTTAAACTCGATCCAAATAAAGATTTGCCTGACGAACAGCTGGAGATTCTTTGCGAATCAGGAACGGATGCGGTCATTATCGGAGGAAGCGATGGTGTGACAGAGGATAATGTCCTGCGGATGATGTCTAAGGTAAGACGGTTTTTGGTGCCGTGTGTCCTAGAGGTATCAGCGATTGAAGCGATTGTTCCCGGCTTTGACTTATATTTTATTCCGAGTGTATTAAACAGCAAAAACGCGGATTGGATTGTCGGAATGCACCAGAAAGCCATGAAGGAATACGGAGAACTGATGTCTATGGAAGAAATCGTGGCGGAGGGCTACTGCATCGCAAATCCAGATTGCAAAGCCGCGGCACTGACTGAAGCGGACGCCGATCTGAATATGGATGATATTGTCGCCTATGCGCGTGTGTCGGAGCTGCTGCAACTGCCGATTTTTTATTTAGAATACAGCGGCGTGCTTGGAGACATAGAAGCTGTCAAGAAAACGAAGGCTGTATTGGAAACGTCCACCTTGTTTTACGGCGGCGGCATCAAGGATGCGGAAACGGCCAAGCAGTACGCAGAGCATGCGGACGTGATCGTTGTAGGCAATGCGGTGTATGAAGATTTTGACAGGGCTTTGAAAACAGTAGCGGCTGTGAAAGGCGAGTAG
- the ligA gene encoding DNA ligase (NAD-dependent) (Evidence 1a: Function from experimental evidences in the studied strain; PubMedId: 164915, 11095673, 12682299, 16267290; Product type e: enzyme): protein MDKETAKQRAEELRRTINKYSYEYYTLDEPSVPDAEYDRLMQELIAIEEEHPDLRTPDSPTQRVGGAVLEAFQKVTHGTPMLSLGNAFNADDLRDFDRRVRQSVGDDVAYNVELKIDGLAVSLRYEDGYFVRGATRGDGTTGEDITENLKTIRNIPLKMNRELSIEVRGEAYMPKRSFEALNEERIKNEEEPFANPRNAAAGSLRQLDPKIAAKRNLDIFVYSIAELDEMGVETQSQGLDFLDELGFKTNQERKKCGSIEEVITLIDELQAKRADLPYEIDGIVIKVDSLDQQEELGFTAKSPRWAIAYKFPAEEVVTKLLDIELNVGRTGVITPTAILEPVKVAGTTVSRASLHNEDLIKEKDIRILDKVVVKKAGDIIPEVVNVLVDQRTGEEKEFSMPTECPECGSELVRIEGEVALRCINPECPAQIREGLIHFVSRNAMNIDGLGERVITQLFEENLVRNVADLYKLTKERVIQLERMGEKSTENLISSIQKSKENSLERLLFGLGIRFIGSKAAKTLAMHFESLENLKKASKEELLAVDEIGEKMADAVITYFHKEEMLELLNELQELGVNTLYKGPKKVKAEDSDSYFAGKTIVLTGKLEELSRNEAKAQIEALGGKLTGSVSKNTDLVIAGEAAGSKLTKAQELNIEVWNEEQLMGELKK, encoded by the coding sequence ATGGACAAAGAAACAGCGAAGCAGCGGGCAGAAGAACTGCGCCGCACCATCAACAAGTATAGCTATGAATATTACACCTTAGATGAACCGAGCGTCCCAGATGCCGAATACGACAGATTGATGCAGGAGCTGATCGCGATCGAGGAGGAGCACCCAGACCTCAGAACGCCTGACTCTCCTACGCAGCGCGTCGGCGGAGCCGTGCTTGAAGCGTTTCAGAAAGTCACCCACGGCACACCGATGCTCAGTCTGGGCAACGCCTTTAATGCTGATGATCTTCGTGATTTCGACCGCCGTGTGCGCCAGTCCGTCGGCGACGATGTGGCGTATAATGTGGAGCTGAAAATAGACGGTCTTGCTGTTTCTCTCCGTTATGAAGACGGCTATTTTGTCAGAGGGGCCACAAGAGGTGACGGGACGACGGGAGAGGATATCACGGAGAATCTGAAGACGATCCGCAATATCCCCCTTAAAATGAACCGTGAGCTGTCGATCGAAGTGCGCGGCGAGGCGTATATGCCGAAGCGTTCGTTTGAAGCACTCAATGAGGAACGGATTAAAAATGAGGAAGAACCGTTCGCCAATCCGCGAAATGCCGCGGCGGGATCTCTCAGACAGCTCGATCCGAAAATTGCAGCGAAACGAAACCTCGATATCTTCGTCTACAGTATAGCGGAGCTTGACGAGATGGGTGTAGAGACGCAAAGCCAAGGGCTTGATTTTCTCGACGAACTCGGATTTAAAACGAATCAGGAACGAAAAAAATGCGGCAGCATAGAAGAAGTCATTACGCTGATCGATGAGCTTCAGGCGAAGCGCGCGGACCTGCCGTACGAAATAGACGGCATTGTCATTAAAGTCGATTCTCTCGATCAACAGGAGGAGCTCGGTTTTACGGCGAAAAGCCCGCGCTGGGCCATCGCGTATAAGTTTCCTGCTGAAGAGGTCGTGACGAAGCTTCTCGATATCGAATTAAATGTCGGCAGAACGGGTGTGATTACGCCGACTGCGATTCTTGAGCCGGTAAAAGTTGCCGGCACAACGGTCTCAAGAGCATCCCTTCATAACGAAGATTTAATTAAAGAGAAGGACATTCGGATTTTGGATAAGGTTGTCGTCAAAAAAGCGGGCGATATCATCCCGGAAGTTGTGAATGTCCTCGTTGACCAGCGCACAGGAGAAGAAAAGGAATTCAGCATGCCGACGGAATGTCCTGAATGCGGCAGTGAACTCGTCCGGATCGAAGGAGAAGTGGCGCTTCGCTGCATTAACCCTGAATGTCCGGCGCAAATCCGGGAAGGGCTTATCCATTTCGTTTCCCGGAATGCCATGAACATTGATGGGCTCGGCGAACGAGTGATCACACAGCTGTTTGAGGAAAACCTTGTCCGCAATGTGGCAGATTTATATAAGCTGACGAAGGAACGAGTCATCCAGCTCGAGCGCATGGGCGAAAAGTCCACTGAAAACCTGATCAGCTCCATCCAAAAATCAAAAGAAAATTCGTTAGAGCGCCTGCTGTTTGGGCTTGGCATCCGTTTTATCGGATCAAAGGCCGCAAAGACGCTTGCCATGCATTTTGAAAGCTTGGAGAACCTGAAAAAAGCCTCTAAAGAGGAACTTCTCGCGGTAGATGAAATCGGTGAAAAAATGGCTGATGCTGTGATCACCTATTTTCATAAAGAAGAAATGCTTGAACTCTTGAATGAACTTCAGGAGCTGGGCGTAAACACGCTCTACAAAGGCCCGAAAAAAGTAAAAGCAGAGGACAGCGACTCTTACTTTGCTGGTAAAACAATTGTTCTGACAGGAAAGCTGGAAGAGCTGTCAAGAAACGAAGCCAAAGCGCAAATCGAAGCGCTGGGCGGAAAGCTGACTGGAAGCGTCAGCAAAAACACAGACTTAGTCATCGCCGGAGAAGCGGCGGGAAGCAAGCTGACAAAAGCACAAGAGCTGAACATTGAAGTGTGGAATGAAGAACAGTTAATGGGAGAGCTAAAGAAATAA